The genomic region CAAAGTAAAGAGAACAACATAATTATTAAAGGGGTCATTATAAACTTTGTGAGATGTTTTTAGTTGACAAAAGTAGTCTTATGTAAAGATGAAACCACATCCTATGCCATTGGTGGTGTAGATCCAGCTATATGCCTCAACTCCAAATTAATGGAAAAGATAAGCACTGCAATTCCATTTTGGATTATGGCATAGCTGGATACAAAACTAGCCTGGGACATGGATTTATCTCAACAGGAGACCCCTTTGAGGTATCTGACAAACTTAGATTTGAGGTGTTATGTCCCTTTAAACTAAAACAGCATTGAACAAGATAAAGGCAGACACGAATGGCTAAGATATCTGATGTCTAGTATGGGATGGAAAACCCACCAGTTaacctggtcctagatctgttttTGTTTGGCGTAACAataaccataggagttggcaagagagcacAAACAGAGCTGGGACCAGGCAATCATGGAGTGACCTTAACCTGAATATGAGGAGAAGCTGCAGCGCAATTTAGATACAAATAAATAACAAGGACTATTTTTAAAAGGCTTCATaataaatctaaatatatattACTTGGATGTTAAGAGGTCTGTCTTTCAGCTTCTCCTGTAAAACGGGAGTAAAGGCTGATTGGCTTAGCTAGTTCTACATGCACCTCCATGCAGGGCTGGGGCGATATTCATTAGTGCACGCCGTAGCAGAAACGATTTGCAAAAAATGAAAACAaacgtttcttattggacaaattctggtagtccctccctgtttcagtccgttttcttccgtttggtgccttgTGAATACAACTGTGGTGTTCCTGTGTAGTCCTCACAAGCAGCTTTGGAGGCAATGTCTTAAATAGGTACCTAGTAATTGACGATACTGAATAAAAATGTGTTGCTTCCGCTTTTACTCTTGAAAAAATGTGTTCTCAAAGGGGTTCTTTGTGgtgggaaagggttctacatgaagcCTTTTTCACTCGAAGAACCCTTATGGTTCTAAGcagcaccttttttttctaagacAGTAGACAACGCCTGATGCTGCTGCTTCGACTGTCAAGTATAACCAGGACAAGTATGATTATGTAGATTTATGAATCAACCTCAGTAATCCATTAAAATCTTGCATCCGATTTCTACATGATAAATTACTTACGTTTGATACATTTCACAGGTATTGGTGTGATTACTGGAGTCAGTGATTAAATTCCAAATACTGATGTATGTAGTCTAAGCAGAGGATGATCAAGTTGATTATagagatgtaagatcttaatttaaGGCAGTTTGCTACTGCAGGAAAATAAATCTGCAgcgacaggaaatgtgaattatcatgtggattataatgaatggacatttttttaTAAGGGTTGATACATCTTCtttagggaaaatcaagtcttgACATTTTCAAGTGGAAATCACAAACTTTAGAAGTCTTGGATACACTACAAGTTGCATTCCCTAGTGTGcgggaaaattctcagcaacaaaaagagtgatcaaattaagatcctacacccgTAGGGTTCTCGAGTATGGTTGTAATGTAGCAGCAGCAGATCAGACATGTAACAGAAATGAcgcaaccacaacaacaaccgaAAGCTGGCCATAAATGCCATACTTTTTGGTTTGACATTCATTTGTCCCCAGGACATCTGCATGGTCACCAACAATATTGGTAGCCACCAATACATTGCCTATAGCTATTACCCGTCCCGTTGGTTCGGATGTGCCCGCCCATTACCACCCATGAGACTAACATTCATTGCAGCGGTGTAGTGTCACAACTCTGTCTTTCTCGGATATAGTGGGGTGTAACAATCAGGAAAGTCAAGAAGTTGTAAGGCAGCAAAAGTGTTTAGCTATCTACTTGACATGGTGATTTTAAGCTTCCTGGTGAGTTTAGTATAGTAGCATGATAGTGTGTGTGGCATGGTTTCTCATGATCTGCTCAGTGAAAAATAAACAACTTTCTATTCTATAAAGACATCAAAATAATATGTGATGTGCCATAACTTATTACAAGTTTAAACCCCTCAATAGCGGTTccatacatttttacaaatattTCCTGAGTGCTATAATAATACAGCTGTATTTGTGAGTGTTACACCACAAAATATTAACTTCAGTAACATTCTTTCTTCATGATCGTTTTGTTTACAAAAACCTGAGGTAGTTCCAAAAGCGTCTTATACAGTTGAAAGGAAATTTAGCGGCCATCTATCCAGTAAAGCTTCCCCAAGCTTCCTTCCTGCGTCTCCTCGTTCAATCGGAGCTCACGGGGAGAGGGGCCGAGTGGCCGTGTTCCTCCTCGTCCCCTTTCAAGGAGGAGGGCTTTCCCTGAGAACGTGGCGAGGACTGCTGTGCTTTGATTGGGCAGTTGGCGACCATGTGGGAAATGCTCTGGCAGAAATGGCACTTCTTGGGCTGGGGCGGCAACTTGCACTCCTTGGCATGGTGGTCCAGGCCTCCGCAGTTGTAGCACCTAAAAAACAAGACAAAGTGCGCGTTTGAGCTTGAAGACACTGCACAGAATCATGATCTACAAATCCCCTCTCAAATAACTACTTGTTATGTGATGAAGATTAGCGATTCTGCACCTCGCCTTGTTCAAACGGATCCCCTGAACCAGGCTGATAAATGCAGGACTGGGCCATATGTATCAAGCATTTCAGAGTAGgggtgctgatttaggatcagccTTTATATCACAATGAATAGGATTGTATGGACAGTGAGGCCCTGatcttacagatgtaggatcttaatttgatcacccggttgcaggagaactttccagCGATGCAAAAAACCTGTAGTGTATTTGAGAtataaaaaggcttctgaagttcgtcatttccacttagaaatttcagacttgattttccctatAGAAAAATGTATCTCAacacctacaaaaatgtccagTAATTGTAATCCacaaaataatttacatttcttattgctgcaggattattttcctgctttagcaaactggctcaaattaagatcctacattgaTAGGAGTGTTcggccagtaaccaaaaagttggtggatcgaatccccgagccaacaaggtaaaaatctgccattctgcccctgagcaagacagttaacccccaacaacaactgctccctgggtACCGATGACGTGGATATCGATGGCAGCCCCCCCCCGCACCTCTTTGATTCAGAAGGGTTGAGTTAAATGCGTTCGACACATTTCAGtagaatgcattcagttgtacaactgactgaCCTTCCCTACATATGGCCCCTGATCTCGAATTGAGTGAGATGCGCTGTCACCTGCAATCCACAAGAGGGCAGCATATGCCAGTTAGGCTAGTGCTGCAGCAGAGCAGACCAAGAAATCTGGCCAATTCCATGctgtggcctatttatttattttatttaatctttatttaactaggcaagtcagtttagaacaaattcttatttacaatgacggcctaacccggatgacgctgtgACAATTGTGAGCCGATCTAtgcgactcccaatcacgtctgtttatgttacagcctggaatcaaaccagggtctgtagtgacgcctctagcgctgCATATGACCAACCTTTTTTATGAGAATAGGATGATTAAAAGTGGGTTAAAAAGTGCAAATGATCTTTGTTCTACCTCATGTGCAAATGCAAATTGAATACAGGATGTACGCTATTTATAAAAGCATTTCTTCTCTGTATGTTTCAGTAGGCTATTTGTTACTTTGAATGGCCTCCCATCTACAAATTAACCGCCCTTTTCATTCTTTATACACAGTACTTTGCTGCAATGAGGTCTTTTTTAGCTACATCAATTATATTCCTTCTCCATAGAACGTACACAGAATATCACAGTCCATGCAGAAGGGTTAGGGTCAATGGTAGCCATAAGAGTAGCCTTCCTTTGATAGGTTCAGTTTAAACCGGACCTATAAAATAGCCACGCGTCCAGGGGCGGCTGACAGATGGGGAGTGGGGCTGTCACCGCTGCTGTGCCACTGAGGAGCTATTGAAGACCTCCTTCCCCCAATGATGCAGATGAGGCTTGGTCAGGGGAGGCTCAGGGGGGTCAGTTGCTTGTACTTGTACCACATTTGCTTGTACCACTGGCTGTTGGATTGGTGTCAAGGTGTACCAACACAGAAGCTCTGGCCTGGCCCAACTGTCTCAACATCGATCAGGGAGCGCGAGCAGGAAAAGGGAAATGGTCCTTTGTCTAAACAGCTGCAGCAATGATCTCCCAACTCTGACCTCCGCAGTCCTCTCTAACCCCCGCAACCCCAACCCCCTACATTTTAGTCATACACCATGGTTGCCATGGTTACAGtgacctctaaccccctcccggGCTCCTACATCTGTTATCAATTAAATGGACAGGGTTTTTTCCCCTCCCTGCATCATATTTACCTACTAaaggcgtcagcatgcttcagttcggaTGCCAACTAGCCGATGTCGGCTTGGCGAACCAAACGCGTGTGATTGCATACTCCCTTGAAATACCTTCacttgaagaaaaaaaaagttgcaatagtactgtttgtccattttgagtcGCCGTAGCCAGTACCCTTCCTCAAAATAAtctgaattaatctaagataatgcaagaaatctgtcattaattttgacGTTTTTGCAGAGGAGATCTTAGTCACGCAATTTTCcgtctaactaagatgtttggtgcagtatttctcaataaCAAAATGTACATGAAAACGAgtcgtctctcgttgaatgacaacaaaggcTTTACTGATGAACCCTTAttgttgaccaatcaccaacgaaggggcgtagacttcggctACCGAAGAAAACATTTAGTGTGGCCAAACAACCGAAAAAGCCCTCACCGAAGTCCAAAATGaacaaaaacatcacaaaatgtcatcataatatatgcacaaactgatCCGAACTGTTTCAGCACGGAAGAATGTGGACACCTTAAGGTAgaatcagaaaataaattgtgccTGACTATGGCCATATTAGAGTCCAGATAACACACATTAGAAACAGGGCCCTCTGTTTCTAATCCCATGCAAACACCGCCACCTAATAAAGAATATTGAATATGCCATTGACAAAAATCTTTTATTATCTTAGACCTATGTACTAACTAATGTTCAAGACATTCTATAAAACAGTTGATCTTATTCTCCATTGAAAATGTTGGAGCTGGCCCCATACGATTCCTCTTATAaggaccagtatagtctggggaGAGTGAATCGTGCGCCACAGGCCTCCCAGGACTCTTTGAGGCCGTAACCATCTCCATTCTCACCCTGACTACACTCTGGGCATAATCACAACTGACAGGAGGCCACATTGAtacccctctctaacccatcaCAATATCCACAACGGACAAAGGACGCACAATGCTGGCCCGCCTCTCCCGTTTACTTTACTTTATGGTGAGAAAAAGCGAAGGGATTTGTGGATTTTAAAAGGAATGCATTATGCAAGTAGTGGGGTATGGAACCTTTTTCATGCAAAAGGGTTCTTCGGAACCTTCTCAATGGAAAAAAGACTTCTAGAAGGGTTCTTAGATAAAATGGTTCTACCAAGAACCATTAAGAGCTATTTTAAAGGGACAAGCCCAAATAACTCTTATTTTTGCATGTTATTATAACTAACATGAGTAATATTTCATATTTTACTACTTCTAAACTGTAATTGCAGgataattataatccacatcgAAAGTGACTCAGAAACATTCATGTTACCAGTTCAGGTTACCAccacaaaaacacattttgtgGAAGAGGTTTGGAAAAGGGTTTTCAAGAGAGAACCTCTGGGTGTAAATCCACAAGGGACGTCTAGAATTAAACAGGTATTGATCCAGGTCACACGCCAAGCCTGCCTGTGTGACCCTAACCACAGCCAGGGGTGGGGGTCAAGGAAAagaagaacaggacagaacaggataaAACAACCTTTTGCATCATATCCAAAATGGATGGACTATTGCAGATGTGAGATCCAACCACGATAAAGAAAATACTTTGGCCCACCATCTTTGAGTATGTTAGACCCCTACTATGGTGTACATAGTGGTATGTGTGTGAGATGAATAAGTACATTGTTGCTTATCTGATAAGGCATTTTCTGTCCATTTTCATTTTGTGAACCACCTCTTCTTCACCTAACATTTGTGTTATATAGCTTTTTTGAATATTTGCAGGAATTACTTTCTGTTTCAGTGTATACAGTTTAGTGTTTTCCTTGTCCCCATTCGATGTACAGAGTGGGAATACAAGGCAGGCACTTACCTATCTCCCTTGGAGTGCCGTTTCTGGACGCTCTTGCCTTTGGGTCTCTTCTCGCTGCCCACACAGTGTGTGCCCTCTGGCCCAGTGACTCTCTGGGACTCCAGGCCTTTGGCTGACTTCTTGAAGGTGAACTCGACCGCCTCGCCCTCCTTCAAGCTGCGGAAGCCCTCCATGTGCAGCTTActc from Oncorhynchus masou masou isolate Uvic2021 chromosome 29, UVic_Omas_1.1, whole genome shotgun sequence harbors:
- the LOC135521232 gene encoding protein lin-28 homolog A-like; the protein is MAEGVCKTEEDEGPSTEEDSESFHGVGVCKWFNVRMGFGFLSMTNREGVALESPVDVFVHQSKLHMEGFRSLKEGEAVEFTFKKSAKGLESQRVTGPEGTHCVGSEKRPKGKSVQKRHSKGDRCYNCGGLDHHAKECKLPPQPKKCHFCQSISHMVANCPIKAQQSSPRSQGKPSSLKGDEEEHGHSAPLPVSSD